A window from Citrus sinensis cultivar Valencia sweet orange chromosome 3, DVS_A1.0, whole genome shotgun sequence encodes these proteins:
- the LOC102620364 gene encoding uncharacterized protein LOC102620364 yields MAEESHKVSLHVYDLSQGLARQLSMSFLGKAIEGIWHTGIVVYGNEYYFGGGIQHDCVGATPYGKPLRVVELGETHVPKDVFEMYLEEISPRYTAEKYSLLSHNCNNFSNEVAQFLVGKMIPEYILNLPNEVMSSPMGALVLPMIQNLESTMKAGAVPQAPQFRPAPLAQSSRSLSVDTVNKSSSNSPRPSVEQKNVREPSGTMKTEEQAIGCEEPKKLANTVPPAEGVQNSGVNGVTEDPLGDARKMVQEEINREFAAMMATGTLRASEAAALAMKKVMQKYGHMNVAMTQS; encoded by the exons ATGGCTGAG GAGAGTCACAAGGTTTCCTTGCATGTTTATGATCTAAGCCAAGGACTAGCCCGACAACTTTCTATGTCATTCCTGGGGAAGGCTATTGAGGGAATATG GCACACAGGAATTGTGGTCTATGGTAATGAATATTATTTTGGGGGTGGTATACAACATGATTGTGTTGGAGCAACACCGTATGGAAAACCATTGAGGGTGGTAGAATTGGGTGAAACACATGTGCCAAAGGATGTGTTTGAAATGTATCTAGAAGAAATTAGCCCTCGTTATACTGCAGAAAAATATAGTCTGCTATCTCACAATTGCAACAACTTTAGCAATGAGGTTGCACAATTTTTGGTGGGAAAAATGATCCCTGAGTATATTTTGAATCTTCCTAATGAAGTTATGAGCAGTCCAATGGGTGCGCTTGTAT TGCCCATGATACAGAACCTGGAATCAACAATGAAAGCAGGTGCGGTACCTCAAGCTCCTCAGTTCAGGCCTGCTCCACTGGCTCAGTCTTCAAGATCTCTGAGTGTTGATACTGTGAACAAATCCTCTAGCAATAGTCCCAGGCCATCTGTGGAGCAAAAGAACGTCAGAGAGCCTTCAGGTACGATGAAAACTGAAGAGCAAGCCATTGGGTGTGAGGAGCCAAAGAAATTGGCCAACACAGTGCCTCCTGCAGAGGGAGTACAAAATTCAGGTGTTAATGGGGTTACAGAAGACCCCCTTGGGGATGCTCGGAAGATGGTACAAGAGGAGATTAACCGTGAATTTGCTGCAATGATGGCGACTGGGACATTGCGTGCAAGTGAGGCTGCAGCCCTTGCCATGAAGAAAGTAATGCAAAAATATGGACACATGAATGTGGCAATGACACAAAGTTAG
- the LOC102620825 gene encoding uncharacterized vacuolar membrane protein YML018C, whose translation MTSEVWKWGLGLIYIVAVAIIWIAASFVVQSVVDAGVSPFLVTYICNSLFVVYIPIAEIGRYLVDTYGSVLFWKNRKSGTLQELGDSEKAILLEESNVGVKGEESPQSLIVQEGEIGQQEKSIDSGSEFVSDEFQSSLPIVEAEESAAKGRWTRTRVAKVSLLICPFWFLAQLTFNLSLKYTTVTSNTILSSTSSLFTFLVSLLFLGEKFTWVKLVSVLLCMAGTIIVSLGDSENSSSVSATASNPLLGDILSLASAGLYAVYITLIRKKLPDDDGKNGDASMAQFLGFLGLFNLIIFLPVALILHFTKLEPFYRLTLKQFCLIVGKGLLDNVLSDYLWAKAVLLTTATVATAGLTIQVPLAAVVDSLTGNAPKLLDYLGAVAVIIGFGGINIPDGALSRSKDASLELETENASSSEQEHTSLQQDTTRRAHTVPDYSKVYHAFHYCGS comes from the exons AGTAGATGCCGGTGTTTCACCATTTCTCGTCACTTACATTTGCAATTCACTGTTTGTGGTCTACATTCCCATTGCTGAAATTGGGCGATATTTGGTGGACACATATGGAAGTGTATTGTTCTGGAAAAATAGAAAGAGTGGCACTTTACAAGAATTGGGAGACTCTGAAAAGGCAATTCTTCTTGAAGAGAGTAATGTAGGTGTAAAAGGTGAGGAATCGCCTCAGTCCTTGATTGTGCAAGAGGGGGAAATTGGTCAGCAAGAGAAAAGTATTGATTCTGGATCAGAATTTGTTTCAGATGAGTTTCAGAGCAGTTTGCCAATTGTTGAAGCTGAGGAATCCGCAGCAAAAGGACGATGGACTCGCACTAGAGTGGCAAAGGTCAGCTTGTTGATATGCCCATTTTGGTTTTTGGCGCAGCTGACTTTTAATCTCTCCTTGAAGTATACTACAGTAACA TCAAATACAATCTTAAGCAGTACATCCAGtctttttacatttttggTCTCCCTATTATTCTTGGGTGAGAAGTTCACGTGGGTGAAGCTTGTAAGTGTTCTTCTTTGCATGGCGGGAACTATAATTGTCAGCTTGGGGGACTCTGAAAACAGTAGCAGTGTAAGTGCAACTGCTTCAAACCCTCTTCTTGGAGACATTCTTTCTCTTGCATCAGCTGGGCTATATGCTGTGTATATTACCCTTATCCGCAAGAAGTTGCCGGATGATGATGGcaaaaatggtgatgccaGTATGGCGCAGTTCCTTGGTTTTCTTGGGCTCTTCAACCTCATAATTTTCCTTCCTGTCGCCCTCATACTCCATTTCACCAAGCTAGAGCCATTCTATAGGCTGACCCTGAAGCagttttgtttaattgttgGTAAAG GTTTGCTGGATAATGTCCTGAGTGATTATTTATGGGCGAAGGCTGTACTTCTAACAACAGCAACTGTAGCAACAGCTGGTCTTACAATTCAGGTGCCACTGGCTGCTGTTGTGGATTCATTAACTGGCAATGCTCCAAAACTCCTGGATTATCTTGGAGCAGTTGCTGTCATTATTGGATTTGGTGGCATAAACATTCCTGATGGTGCTTTAAGCAGATCCAAAGATGCTAGTCTTGAACTAGAAACTGAAAATGCTAGTTCATCTGAACAAGAACACACGTCACTCCAACAAGACACCACG AGACGGGCGCATACTGTTCCCGACTACAGCAAAGTGTATCATGCCTTCCATTATTGTGGGTCGTAG